The genomic DNA GGAGGCGGTCGGCGGTCTCCTCCGGTGACAGCGAGGTCGTATCCAGCCGGGCGTCGCCCAGGGTGTACCGCTCATGCCTGGCCCGCAGCAGCCCTTCGACCTTCTCCCGGAGGTCGCCGGCCGACAGGAGCGGCCGCTCGCCAGCTTCCGTCGAACACCCGACCCGCGTGACGATGGTCTCCGGAGAGGCGGTAAGGGTTACGACCAGCGACCGGTCGGCCAGGCCGCGGTAGTTGTCGCGGTCCAGGAACGTCCCCCCGCCGGTGGCGATGACCGCCCGGCGCAGCCGGGAGGCCCATCGGACGGCCTGGCGCTCGGCCCGGCGGAAGCCGGCCTCGCCGTCGTCGGCGAAGACCTGCGCCACCGTCCGGCCCGCGGCCGCCTCAACCGCCCGGTCCAGGTCGAGGAAGGGCAGGCCGAGGCGGTCGGCCAGGAGCCGACCGGCCCTGGTCTTGCCGGTTCCCATGAACCCGGTGACGACGACTCGCTCGGGGGTCATGGCTTTTCCCCCCGGTCAACGTCCCGGCCGAACCCCCGGGTGACAATCTCCTCGAGGTAGCCGGCGAAGGCCCGTTTTGTCTGGCCGAGGCTGTCCCCGCCGAACTTCTCAAGCCAAGCCCGGGCCAGCTCGAAGGCGACGACGGCCCCTCCGACGACGGCCGCGGCAGGGACGGCGCAGGTGTCGCCCCGCTCCTTGAGGGCCGGGGCGGGTTGGCCCGTGGCCAGGTCGACTGAGGCCAGCGGCCGGCCCAGGGTCGGGATGGGCTTCATCGCCGCGCTGACGACCACCGGTTGGCCGTTGGTGACCCCACCTTCGATGCCCCCGGCGTGATTGGTGGGCCGGACGAAGCCCGGTTCGATGACGTCGTGAGCCCGTGAACCGGGGAGCCCGGCCAGGGAGAAGCCGTCCCCGATCTCGACCCCCTTGATCCCGGGGATGCTCATCAGGGCGCCGGCCAGACGGCCGTCCAGCCGGCGGTCGGCCTGGACGTGGCTGCCCAGTCCGGGCGGGACTCCGAGGGCCGCGACGACGAAGGTCCCACCGAGGGTGTCGCCTTCGGCGGCCGCCGCCTTGATCGCCTCGACCATCGCCTCGCCCGTCGGCGGGTCGGGGCAGCGGACTTGGGAAGCGGCCGCGGCCGCCCAGGCCGCTCGGTAGTCCGAGGGCAGGACGGGCAGGCGGGCCGGCCCGATGGCTGTGGCGAAGGCCCCGACCTCGACCCCGAAGACGGCCAGGAAGCCTTCGGCCAGGGCGCCCGCGGCCACGCGGGCGGCCGTCTCGCGGGCGCTGGCCCGCTCGATCACGTCCCGGAGGTCGGCGTGCCCGTACTTCAAGGCCGCGGCCAGGTCGGCGTGGCCCGGCCGGGGCGTCGTGACCGGCGGGCGCTGATCCAGGCCCAGCCAATTAGGAGCGTCGAGGTTGGCGATGCTGAAGGCCACCGGGCCGCCGGTGGTCCGGCCGCGCCGCAACCCGCCGAGGGGGGTGGCGTGGTCCCGTTCGATCCTCTGACGTCCGCCCCTTCCAAAGCCCTCCTGCCGGCCGGCCAGGGCCCGGTCGATGGAGCTGAGGTCCACCGGCACGCCGGCAGGTAGGCCCTCGATGATGACGGTCAGTGACGGGCCGTGGGATTCCCCAGCCGTCAGGTAGCGTAACATGGCCGGCTCCTTTCGCCGAAGACGACGGCGCGCATGATTTCGAGGGGGGCCGCCCGTCCGGTCCAGAGGGTGAATGAGGCGGCCCCTTGGGCGACGAGGACTTCCCGCCCGTCGACGACCCGGCAACCGGCCGCCCCGGCCGCCTGTAGCAGCGGCGTGGGTTCGCGACCGTAGACCAGGTCGAGGACGGCCGGCGGGGTCTCCCCCCCGCCCACCAGGCCGGACATCTCGTCGAGCAGCCTGAGCCCCGCCCAATCCTCGGGCGACCTCAGCGAGGTGGCATTGATCAGGGCACCCACGGGTCCCCGGTCGAAGGCCCGGCGGAGGGCGATGCTCTGCAGGGGGCCGACCTCAGCCCGCAGGCCCAGACGCCCGGCTTTCTCGGCCAGGGCCTCGGCCGGGCCCGCGGAGCGGCTGAGGATGACCAGCCTG from Bacillota bacterium includes the following:
- the aroC gene encoding chorismate synthase; the protein is MLRYLTAGESHGPSLTVIIEGLPAGVPVDLSSIDRALAGRQEGFGRGGRQRIERDHATPLGGLRRGRTTGGPVAFSIANLDAPNWLGLDQRPPVTTPRPGHADLAAALKYGHADLRDVIERASARETAARVAAGALAEGFLAVFGVEVGAFATAIGPARLPVLPSDYRAAWAAAAASQVRCPDPPTGEAMVEAIKAAAAEGDTLGGTFVVAALGVPPGLGSHVQADRRLDGRLAGALMSIPGIKGVEIGDGFSLAGLPGSRAHDVIEPGFVRPTNHAGGIEGGVTNGQPVVVSAAMKPIPTLGRPLASVDLATGQPAPALKERGDTCAVPAAAVVGGAVVAFELARAWLEKFGGDSLGQTKRAFAGYLEEIVTRGFGRDVDRGEKP